Proteins from a genomic interval of Streptomyces sp. NBC_00820:
- a CDS encoding TetR/AcrR family transcriptional regulator produces the protein MADMTTGNTSRADANRRRILDVALAELLRDPDASMDQIARAAGVVRRTVYGHFPSREALISTLTDEAVEALTKADKVAREGVADPAEALVRSVLAMWAAADRYRLLVALAQRTVTVQGIRERLAPLRADKVRLLQRCLDEGVFSSPLPAPALAYAQEQMLFGVMEAVNDGLIPAQEAGRAATVTLLAASGMPVRAAGDLVATVSARP, from the coding sequence ATGGCTGACATGACCACGGGTAACACCAGCCGCGCCGACGCCAACAGGCGCCGCATCCTCGACGTCGCACTCGCCGAGCTGCTGCGCGACCCCGACGCGTCCATGGACCAGATCGCGCGCGCCGCCGGTGTCGTACGCCGCACGGTGTACGGGCACTTCCCCAGCCGGGAGGCGCTCATCAGCACGCTCACCGACGAGGCGGTGGAGGCGCTGACGAAGGCGGACAAGGTCGCCCGCGAGGGGGTCGCGGACCCGGCAGAGGCCCTGGTCCGGTCGGTGCTCGCGATGTGGGCGGCCGCCGACCGCTACCGCCTGCTGGTCGCCCTCGCCCAGCGCACGGTCACCGTGCAGGGCATCCGCGAACGCCTCGCCCCCTTGCGCGCGGACAAGGTCAGGCTGCTTCAGCGCTGCCTGGACGAGGGCGTGTTCAGCTCCCCGTTGCCCGCGCCGGCCCTCGCGTACGCGCAGGAGCAGATGCTGTTCGGTGTGATGGAGGCGGTCAACGACGGCCTGATCCCCGCGCAGGAGGCGGGCCGCGCGGCCACGGTCACCCTCCTGGCCGCCTCGGGCATGCCGGTCCGGGCGGCCGGCGACCTGGTGGCGACGGTGAGCGCGCGACCGTAG
- a CDS encoding MFS transporter, with translation MRLVMSEPVERTDRPYARRWWALLVLCLSLLIIVMANTALTVAAPDMTRDLGLSSADLQWVIDGYTVPYAALMLLLGAIGDKYTRRGALVLGLVVFGGGAVFGSLADSSTTVIAARAVMGVGAALIMPATLSLLAATFPRAERAKAITLWTATAGLAIAAGPVVAGALLRGHDWSSTFLINVPIAAVAIVGTLVLVPPSKAGHQNRIDYVGGALSVIWTGSLVYMIIEGPHFGWGAKAVTAAVVAGLGLIAFVLWELRHPHPILDVRRFADRRFAGSNLAVALFFLAVFGAFYYLTQHLQFVLGYDALETGVRMLPLAGAVFVGSALTGWLTPRVGMKWTVTAGMVGGTTALALLTRVDAASTYADFVAPLVVLGLAIGLALSPCTDAIMGSFPESQLGVGGAVNDTSLELGGSLGIAILGSLLSTSYGDHLTDATAGSKLPANALDTAKDSVGAGYAVAQGIGDKAHQLAAQAARASDPQQAAQLKQQAAQLGAGARQMADAVGASFSDAVAHTSLIGAVILGAGTVLVAVLLPRREPVETVEGIEPAEEVAEVAGDAKEVKAADAEGSEDARAAEGTEPAEPAEKVAEAEPKEPADSAAG, from the coding sequence ATGCGACTCGTCATGTCCGAACCGGTAGAGCGGACGGACCGCCCCTACGCCCGGCGCTGGTGGGCACTCCTCGTGCTCTGCCTGAGCCTGCTGATCATCGTGATGGCGAACACCGCCCTCACGGTTGCCGCGCCCGACATGACCCGGGACCTCGGCCTGTCCAGCGCCGACCTCCAGTGGGTGATCGACGGCTACACCGTGCCGTACGCGGCGCTGATGCTGCTGCTCGGCGCGATCGGCGACAAGTACACCCGGCGCGGAGCACTCGTCCTCGGTCTCGTGGTCTTCGGCGGGGGCGCCGTCTTCGGCAGCCTCGCGGACAGCTCCACGACCGTCATCGCCGCCCGCGCGGTGATGGGCGTCGGCGCGGCGCTCATCATGCCCGCCACTCTCTCCCTGCTCGCCGCGACCTTCCCGCGCGCCGAGCGAGCCAAGGCCATCACCCTGTGGACCGCCACCGCCGGGCTCGCCATCGCCGCGGGCCCCGTCGTCGCGGGCGCGCTGCTGCGCGGCCACGACTGGTCCTCCACCTTCCTGATCAACGTGCCCATCGCCGCCGTGGCGATCGTCGGCACCCTCGTGCTCGTACCGCCGTCCAAGGCCGGCCACCAAAACCGGATCGACTACGTCGGCGGCGCGCTGTCGGTGATCTGGACCGGCTCGCTGGTCTACATGATCATCGAGGGTCCGCACTTCGGCTGGGGCGCGAAGGCCGTCACCGCGGCCGTCGTCGCGGGGCTGGGGCTGATCGCCTTCGTCCTGTGGGAGCTGCGCCACCCCCACCCGATCCTGGACGTGCGCCGCTTCGCCGACCGCCGCTTCGCGGGCTCCAACCTCGCCGTCGCCCTGTTCTTCCTCGCCGTCTTCGGCGCCTTCTACTACCTCACCCAGCACCTGCAGTTCGTCCTCGGCTACGACGCCCTGGAGACCGGCGTGCGCATGCTGCCGCTGGCCGGCGCCGTCTTCGTGGGCTCCGCCCTCACCGGCTGGCTCACCCCGCGCGTCGGCATGAAGTGGACGGTCACCGCGGGCATGGTCGGCGGCACCACCGCCCTCGCCCTGCTGACCCGGGTGGACGCGGCCTCGACGTACGCCGACTTCGTCGCGCCCCTCGTCGTCCTCGGCCTCGCCATCGGCCTCGCCCTCTCGCCCTGCACCGACGCGATCATGGGCTCCTTCCCGGAGTCCCAGCTCGGCGTCGGCGGCGCGGTCAACGACACCTCGCTGGAGCTGGGCGGCTCGCTCGGCATCGCGATCCTCGGCTCGCTGCTGTCGACGTCGTACGGCGACCACCTCACCGACGCCACCGCCGGCAGCAAGCTCCCGGCGAACGCCCTGGACACCGCGAAGGACTCGGTCGGCGCCGGGTACGCCGTCGCGCAGGGCATCGGCGACAAGGCGCACCAGCTGGCCGCCCAGGCCGCCCGGGCGAGCGACCCCCAGCAGGCCGCCCAGCTCAAGCAGCAGGCCGCCCAGCTCGGCGCCGGTGCCCGGCAGATGGCGGACGCGGTCGGCGCCTCCTTCTCCGACGCCGTCGCCCACACCAGCCTGATCGGCGCGGTGATCCTGGGCGCCGGAACCGTCCTGGTGGCCGTCCTGTTGCCACGCCGAGAGCCTGTTGAGACCGTCGAGGGCATCGAGCCCGCCGAGGAGGTGGCGGAGGTCGCCGGGGACGCCAAGGAGGTCAAGGCAGCCGACGCCGAGGGCTCCGAGGACGCCAGGGCGGCCGAGGGCACCGAGCCCGCCGAGCCCGCCGAGAAGGTCGCGGAGGCCGAGCCGAAGGAGCCGGCGGACAGCGCCGCCGGCTGA
- a CDS encoding DUF2127 domain-containing protein, whose protein sequence is MKIDWDRRTCARKGHVTYAPDDPRLRVRLHAATGLGEAWRCLRCGDFALGEPHGSGPASEAPLVPRGKVLRDLFILRFLAIERAVRGVFIVLVAIAVWKFSNSQDAVRRLFNEYLNIFRPVFVHFHYDLDHSPVVGSIQKVFGYKHSTLLIVAGLLLAYALIELVEAGGLWYAKRWAEYLTVVATAAFLPLEVYELTEHVSWFKIATLVLNILAVLYIAVAKRLFGLRGGRRAFDEERRSASLLEVEESAGVAAG, encoded by the coding sequence ATGAAGATCGACTGGGACAGGCGCACGTGCGCGCGCAAGGGGCATGTGACCTACGCGCCCGACGATCCCCGGCTGCGGGTGCGGCTGCACGCCGCGACCGGGCTCGGGGAGGCGTGGCGCTGCCTGCGCTGCGGGGACTTCGCGCTCGGCGAGCCCCACGGCTCGGGACCGGCCTCCGAGGCGCCGCTCGTCCCGCGAGGCAAGGTGCTGCGGGACCTGTTCATCCTGCGTTTCCTGGCCATCGAGCGGGCCGTGCGCGGGGTTTTCATCGTGCTGGTCGCGATCGCTGTGTGGAAATTTAGCAACAGCCAGGACGCGGTACGCCGGCTCTTCAACGAGTACCTGAACATCTTCCGTCCGGTGTTCGTGCACTTCCACTACGACCTCGACCACTCACCGGTCGTCGGCTCCATCCAGAAGGTCTTCGGCTACAAGCACTCCACCCTCCTGATCGTGGCCGGCCTGCTGCTGGCCTACGCCCTGATCGAACTCGTCGAGGCGGGCGGTCTCTGGTACGCCAAGCGCTGGGCGGAGTACCTGACCGTCGTCGCCACCGCCGCGTTCCTCCCCCTGGAGGTCTACGAGCTCACCGAGCACGTCAGCTGGTTCAAGATCGCCACCCTCGTCCTCAACATCCTCGCGGTCCTCTACATCGCCGTCGCCAAACGCCTCTTCGGCCTGCGGGGCGGGCGCAGGGCCTTCGACGAGGAGCGGCGGAGCGCGTCGCTGCTGGAGGTGGAGGAGTCGGCGGGGGTGGCCGCGGGTTGA
- a CDS encoding RNA-guided endonuclease InsQ/TnpB family protein: MKLVVQVKLLPTPDQAAALKETLHACNEAATWASKVAFEKNVKKNFALRDHTYSEIKARWGLGAQAAQHVIKKACDAYATLTAKLKAGNLGRPDSKRYCRAAEKPIAFRPEGAQPYDDRMLSWQIDQRHISIWTTAGRLKGVTFAVGPEQVATLARYRRGESDLMRRDGMWFLNATCEVPEAELNTDPVDFLGIDLGIVNIATSSDGEIMAGRELNRVRARERKLRAKLQKKNTPSAKRRLKRRRRKESRRAKDINHKIAKHVVAEAERTGRGIALEDLTGIRERVRLRKPQRATHSSWSFAQLGAFIAYKARKVGVPVVYVDPAYTTRTCAECGYIDRANRVNQALFACRSCGFVDHADRNGSRNIRARACELRRRGAQSTAPAPPPRQRGGAGRKRGIIASDVCCASPSL; encoded by the coding sequence GTGAAGCTGGTGGTACAGGTGAAGCTGCTGCCGACGCCAGATCAGGCGGCGGCACTCAAGGAGACCTTGCATGCCTGCAATGAGGCGGCGACCTGGGCCAGCAAGGTAGCGTTCGAAAAGAATGTGAAGAAGAACTTCGCGCTGCGCGATCACACCTACAGCGAGATCAAGGCGCGGTGGGGCCTGGGCGCGCAGGCTGCACAGCATGTGATCAAGAAAGCGTGCGACGCGTACGCCACCCTTACGGCGAAGCTGAAGGCCGGAAACCTCGGCAGGCCCGATTCGAAGCGTTACTGCCGGGCTGCCGAGAAGCCGATCGCCTTCCGCCCGGAAGGAGCGCAGCCCTACGACGACCGGATGCTGTCCTGGCAGATCGATCAGCGGCACATCTCAATCTGGACGACTGCCGGGCGACTGAAGGGGGTGACCTTCGCCGTCGGCCCGGAGCAGGTGGCCACCCTGGCTCGTTATCGTAGGGGCGAGTCCGACCTCATGCGTCGGGACGGCATGTGGTTCCTGAATGCCACCTGTGAGGTGCCCGAAGCCGAACTGAACACCGATCCGGTGGACTTCCTCGGCATCGACCTGGGTATCGTCAACATCGCCACCAGCTCGGACGGCGAAATCATGGCCGGACGCGAGCTGAACCGCGTCCGGGCGCGGGAGCGCAAGCTCCGCGCCAAGTTGCAGAAGAAGAACACCCCGTCTGCCAAACGCCGCCTGAAGAGGCGGCGGCGCAAGGAATCGCGGCGGGCGAAGGACATCAACCACAAGATCGCGAAACACGTGGTGGCCGAGGCTGAACGCACCGGTCGCGGGATCGCCTTGGAAGACCTCACAGGCATCCGCGAGCGGGTACGGCTTCGCAAGCCCCAACGGGCCACCCACTCCAGTTGGAGCTTCGCTCAGCTGGGGGCGTTCATCGCGTACAAGGCCCGCAAAGTGGGGGTGCCGGTGGTGTACGTCGATCCGGCGTACACCACCCGCACTTGCGCCGAATGCGGCTACATCGACAGGGCGAACCGGGTGAATCAGGCCTTGTTCGCATGCCGGTCCTGCGGATTCGTTGATCACGCGGACCGGAACGGCTCCCGCAACATCCGCGCTCGCGCGTGTGAGTTGCGGCGACGCGGGGCCCAGTCAACGGCCCCTGCCCCACCACCGCGACAGCGGGGTGGGGCTGGACGCAAACGCGGCATCATCGCCAGTGATGTCTGTTGTGCAAGCCCGTCGTTGTAG
- a CDS encoding Lrp/AsnC family transcriptional regulator codes for MACDAVDRRILELLQTDGRIKLSELGRRVSLSPAAVAERVRRLEAGGAVEGYGAHVVPARLGYGIQAFVRVDPHGGYTLRHPRTRELIDRPEVTEVHHVVGEDCWILKVAVTDTAHLEEILEQTSALGRTTTSIVLSSPVRRKPPLPPVLP; via the coding sequence GTGGCCTGCGACGCGGTGGACCGGCGGATCCTCGAACTGCTCCAGACCGACGGACGGATCAAGCTCAGCGAGCTGGGCCGCCGGGTCAGTCTGAGTCCGGCCGCCGTGGCCGAGCGGGTGCGCCGGCTGGAGGCGGGGGGAGCGGTCGAGGGATACGGTGCCCACGTCGTGCCCGCCCGGCTCGGCTACGGCATCCAGGCCTTCGTCCGGGTCGACCCGCACGGCGGCTACACCCTCAGGCACCCGAGGACCCGGGAGCTGATCGACCGCCCGGAGGTCACCGAGGTGCACCACGTGGTCGGCGAGGACTGCTGGATCCTCAAAGTCGCCGTCACCGACACCGCGCACCTGGAGGAGATCCTGGAGCAGACCTCGGCGCTGGGGCGTACGACGACCTCGATCGTGCTGTCCTCACCGGTGCGCCGCAAGCCTCCGCTGCCGCCCGTCTTGCCTTGA
- a CDS encoding MerR family transcriptional regulator, which yields MRIGELAARAGTTTRTLRYYEARGLLPARRDDQGYRTYDEGDVRLLRQIRTLQDFGFDLEETRPFVDCLRSGHPQGDSCPASLAVYRRKLDELDALVGQLTAVRETVAGQLRRAEEARDGLAADALVPGGPEPVCELGGPA from the coding sequence ATGCGAATCGGCGAGCTGGCCGCACGGGCCGGAACCACCACCCGCACCCTGCGCTACTACGAGGCGCGGGGGCTGCTGCCCGCCCGGCGCGACGACCAGGGCTACCGCACGTACGACGAGGGGGACGTCAGGCTGCTGCGGCAGATCCGGACGCTGCAGGACTTCGGGTTCGACCTGGAGGAGACGCGGCCGTTCGTGGACTGCCTGCGGTCCGGGCATCCGCAGGGCGACTCCTGCCCGGCCTCGCTCGCCGTGTACCGGCGCAAGCTGGACGAGCTGGACGCGCTCGTCGGGCAGCTGACGGCGGTGCGGGAGACGGTCGCGGGGCAGTTGCGGCGGGCCGAGGAGGCCCGGGACGGGCTGGCCGCCGACGCGCTGGTTCCGGGGGGTCCGGAGCCTGTGTGCGAGCTGGGAGGGCCGGCGTGA
- a CDS encoding thioredoxin family protein: MSLVSGLDEVTDADFEAEVLGAGLPVLVQFTADWCGPCRQLAPVLKDIAFEEGDRLKVVQLDVDRNPGTTVAYGVLSTPTLMVFRDGEPVRSMVGARPKRRLLEELADVLHEAP, encoded by the coding sequence GTGAGCTTGGTGAGCGGACTGGACGAAGTGACGGACGCGGACTTCGAGGCGGAGGTGCTCGGTGCGGGACTGCCGGTGCTGGTGCAGTTCACCGCCGATTGGTGCGGGCCCTGCCGGCAGCTGGCGCCGGTGCTGAAGGACATCGCCTTCGAGGAGGGCGACCGGCTGAAGGTCGTCCAGCTGGACGTGGACCGCAACCCGGGAACGACGGTGGCCTACGGCGTGCTGTCGACGCCGACCCTCATGGTCTTCCGGGACGGTGAGCCGGTGCGCTCGATGGTGGGGGCACGCCCCAAGCGGCGGCTGCTGGAGGAGCTGGCCGACGTACTGCACGAGGCGCCGTAG
- a CDS encoding HelD family protein, protein MRAGAELSNTEFPDDELRHEQEFIDGLYARVDALRGDAETSVTDALAQGNTPMQARLERDILVAERSGLLAALNAVDGSLCFGRIDLTDGRTHHIGRIGLRADDAARTPVLIDWRADVARPFYVATGHTPMGLIRRRHITTEDRTVTSLHDEILDLGDATRTGHEDPTGDAVLLAALNSARTGRMGDIVRTIQAEQDEIIRAPHRGVLVVEGGPGTGKTAVALHRAAYLLYEHRELLARRAVLIVGPNPAFLGYIGEVLPSLGETGVLLATVGELFPGVKATATDTPAAAAVKGRAQMADVLAAAVRDRQALPDPVIAVEHDREVLMLDEGLVGVARERTRAAGLPHNASREHFEGHILNALTELYAERVGTDPYDGSSLLDASDVTQIRDELAENPEVWSAIDQLWPLITPRRLVADLLAEPDGFLPQEDADAIRRPVTRAWTVADVPLLDEAAELLGEDERVAKARAERERETQIAFAQGVLDVSYASRTYEFEDKEEDDPEGSEVLSAHDIIDAERFAERHEESDHRSAAERAAADRTWAFGHIIVDEAQELSPMAWRLLMRRSPTRSMTLVGDPAQTAEAAGVGSWQGILEPYVEDRWEHTRLGVNYRTPAEIMDVAAAVVRAEDPGFEPPSSVRSTGVRPWARHVADDLPGAVARAAAELTPEEGRLAVIAPRELHRPLAARLDGVPVGAEPDLTRNVVLLDPRQSKGLEFDSVLVVEPGGYGTSDLYVALTRATQRLGVLHTEELPKALAEAFA, encoded by the coding sequence ATCCGGGCGGGAGCGGAATTGTCAAACACCGAATTTCCGGACGATGAATTGCGGCACGAGCAGGAATTCATCGACGGACTGTACGCGCGAGTGGACGCGCTGCGCGGCGATGCCGAGACCTCGGTCACGGACGCGCTCGCACAGGGCAACACGCCCATGCAGGCCCGGCTGGAGCGGGACATCCTGGTCGCCGAGCGCTCGGGGCTGCTCGCCGCGCTGAACGCCGTCGACGGCTCGCTCTGCTTCGGCCGGATCGACCTGACCGACGGCAGGACCCACCACATCGGCAGGATCGGTCTGCGCGCGGACGACGCCGCGCGCACGCCCGTCCTCATCGACTGGCGGGCCGACGTCGCCCGCCCCTTCTACGTGGCCACCGGCCACACCCCGATGGGCCTGATCCGCCGCCGGCACATCACCACCGAGGACCGCACGGTCACGTCCCTGCACGACGAGATCCTCGACCTCGGCGACGCCACCCGCACCGGCCACGAGGACCCCACCGGGGACGCCGTGCTGCTGGCCGCGCTGAACTCGGCGCGCACCGGCCGCATGGGCGACATCGTGCGGACCATCCAGGCGGAGCAGGACGAGATCATCCGGGCGCCGCACCGCGGGGTGCTGGTCGTCGAGGGCGGCCCAGGCACCGGCAAGACGGCGGTGGCGCTGCACCGGGCGGCCTACCTCCTCTACGAGCACCGCGAGCTGCTGGCCCGCCGCGCCGTGCTCATCGTCGGCCCGAACCCCGCCTTCCTCGGCTACATCGGCGAGGTGCTGCCCTCGCTCGGCGAGACCGGAGTGCTGCTGGCCACGGTCGGCGAGCTGTTCCCCGGCGTGAAGGCCACCGCCACGGACACGCCCGCGGCGGCCGCCGTGAAGGGCCGCGCCCAGATGGCCGACGTGCTCGCCGCCGCCGTACGCGACCGGCAGGCGCTGCCCGACCCGGTCATCGCGGTCGAGCACGACCGCGAGGTCCTGATGCTCGACGAGGGCCTGGTCGGCGTCGCCCGCGAGCGCACCCGCGCCGCCGGACTGCCGCACAACGCCTCCCGCGAGCACTTCGAGGGCCACATCCTCAACGCGCTCACCGAGCTGTACGCCGAACGCGTGGGCACCGACCCCTACGACGGCAGCAGCCTGCTGGACGCCTCCGACGTCACCCAGATCCGTGACGAACTGGCCGAGAACCCCGAGGTCTGGTCCGCCATCGACCAGCTGTGGCCCCTGATCACCCCGCGGCGGCTGGTCGCCGACCTCCTCGCCGAGCCGGACGGCTTCCTGCCGCAGGAGGACGCCGACGCGATCCGCCGCCCGGTGACCCGGGCGTGGACCGTCGCCGACGTGCCCCTGCTGGACGAGGCGGCCGAACTCCTCGGCGAGGACGAGCGGGTGGCGAAGGCCCGCGCCGAACGCGAGCGGGAGACCCAGATCGCCTTCGCGCAGGGCGTGCTGGACGTGTCGTACGCCTCGCGCACCTACGAGTTCGAGGACAAGGAGGAGGACGACCCGGAGGGCTCCGAGGTCCTGTCCGCACACGACATCATCGACGCCGAGCGCTTCGCCGAGCGGCACGAGGAGAGCGACCACCGCAGCGCCGCCGAGCGCGCGGCGGCCGACCGTACCTGGGCGTTCGGGCACATCATCGTCGACGAGGCCCAGGAGCTGTCGCCGATGGCCTGGCGGCTGCTGATGCGGCGCAGCCCGACCCGCTCGATGACCCTGGTCGGCGACCCGGCGCAGACGGCGGAGGCCGCGGGCGTCGGCTCGTGGCAGGGCATCCTGGAGCCGTACGTCGAGGACCGCTGGGAGCACACCCGTCTCGGCGTCAACTACCGCACCCCCGCCGAGATCATGGATGTGGCGGCGGCCGTGGTCCGCGCCGAGGACCCCGGCTTCGAGCCACCGAGTTCGGTCCGCTCGACGGGCGTACGTCCCTGGGCGCGGCACGTGGCCGACGACCTGCCCGGCGCGGTGGCCCGGGCGGCCGCCGAACTTACCCCTGAGGAAGGCCGGTTGGCGGTGATCGCCCCGCGCGAGCTGCACCGCCCGCTGGCGGCGCGGCTCGACGGGGTCCCCGTCGGGGCCGAGCCCGACCTGACCCGGAACGTCGTCCTCCTCGACCCCCGCCAGTCCAAGGGGCTGGAGTTCGACTCGGTCCTGGTCGTCGAGCCGGGAGGCTACGGCACGAGCGACCTCTACGTGGCCCTGACCCGGGCCACCCAGCGGCTCGGCGTGCTGCACACCGAGGAGCTGCCGAAGGCGCTGGCGGAAGCCTTCGCGTAA
- a CDS encoding CAP domain-containing protein: MRTTTTRIRCLCAAACATPLLFAGVAGAGAATALAPTASPSEILQLVNAERAKAGCPALNENAQLTKAAQVFADDASKNHLTNHTGSDGSSIQKRMQDAGYNPGSGSENMSWGTTDAQKILDGWNKSPAHHGAIVNCSFKDTGVAVSGDYAIQVFATPA, translated from the coding sequence ATGCGGACCACGACCACACGCATACGCTGTCTGTGCGCCGCCGCCTGTGCGACGCCGCTGCTGTTCGCCGGAGTGGCCGGCGCCGGCGCCGCGACGGCCCTCGCGCCCACCGCGTCGCCCTCCGAGATCCTGCAACTGGTCAACGCCGAACGGGCCAAGGCCGGTTGCCCCGCCCTGAACGAGAACGCGCAACTCACCAAGGCCGCACAGGTCTTCGCGGACGACGCGAGCAAGAACCACCTGACGAACCACACCGGCTCCGACGGCTCCAGCATCCAGAAGCGCATGCAGGACGCCGGCTACAACCCGGGCTCCGGCTCCGAGAACATGTCCTGGGGCACCACCGACGCCCAGAAGATCCTCGACGGCTGGAACAAGAGCCCGGCCCACCACGGCGCGATCGTCAACTGCTCGTTCAAGGACACCGGCGTCGCCGTCAGCGGCGACTACGCGATCCAGGTGTTCGCGACCCCCGCGTGA
- the glgB gene encoding 1,4-alpha-glucan branching enzyme, producing MTGPEIAGPEVVGQEAAGTEIAVSPAIDADDRERLLSGTHHDPHAVLGAHPVSGGVAFRAYRPHARAVTVVSGALRAELHDDGDGFFSGLLPLAEVPVYRLLVTYDATVHETEDAYRFLPALGELDLHLIGEGRHEQLWQVLGARVLTHQGVTGTRFSVWAPNALGVRVAGGFNFWDAAGFPMRSLGSSGVWELFVPGIGEGELYKYEITRPDGTRTLRADPLARRTEVPPATSSIVDASHHEWGDTDWMAHRGDTPVHEAPFSVYEVHLASWRPGLTYRQLAEQLPAYVRELGFTHVELMPVAEHPFGGSWGYQVTGFYAPTARLGTPDDFKYLVDRLHQAGIGVLMDWVPAHFPRDEWALAEFDGRPLYEHHDPLRAAHPDWGTLEFDFGRREVRNFLVANAVYWCEEFHIDGLRVDAVASMLYLDYSREAGQWSPNRFGGRENLDAVAFLQEMNATVYRRCPGVVTVAEESTAWDGVTRPTHHKGPSGFGGLGFGLKWNMGWMHDSLEYMSHEPVHRAYHHHEMTFSMVYAYSENYVLPISHDEVVHGKRSLVSKMPGDWWQQRANHRAYLGFMWAHPGKQLLFMGQEFAQGAEWSEAHGPDWWLLDPAYGAAADHRGVRDLVRDLNGLYRTTPALWQRDTDPAGFQWVTGDEADDNVLAFLRLDAEGDPLLAVFNLSPVVRHDYRLGVPEDVPSWREVLNTDAAGYGGGDVTNPDGAKSEPQPWHGRAASVRLTLPPLAAVWLRPA from the coding sequence GTGACCGGACCGGAGATCGCCGGGCCGGAGGTAGTCGGACAGGAGGCCGCCGGGACGGAGATCGCCGTCTCCCCCGCGATCGACGCGGACGACCGTGAACGGCTGCTGAGCGGCACCCACCACGACCCGCACGCCGTGCTCGGCGCGCATCCGGTGTCCGGCGGGGTCGCCTTCCGCGCCTACCGGCCCCACGCGCGGGCGGTCACCGTCGTGTCCGGCGCCCTGCGGGCCGAACTGCACGACGACGGTGACGGCTTCTTCTCGGGGCTGCTCCCGCTGGCCGAGGTCCCGGTCTACCGGCTGCTCGTGACGTACGACGCCACCGTGCACGAGACCGAGGACGCCTACCGGTTCCTGCCGGCACTGGGCGAGCTGGACCTGCACCTGATCGGCGAGGGCCGGCACGAGCAGCTGTGGCAGGTGCTCGGGGCGCGGGTGCTGACCCACCAGGGGGTGACCGGTACCCGCTTCTCGGTGTGGGCGCCGAACGCGCTGGGCGTGCGGGTCGCGGGCGGATTCAACTTCTGGGACGCCGCCGGGTTCCCGATGCGCTCGCTCGGCTCTTCCGGGGTGTGGGAGCTGTTCGTGCCCGGCATCGGCGAGGGCGAGCTGTACAAGTACGAGATCACCCGCCCGGACGGCACGCGCACCCTGCGCGCCGACCCGCTGGCCCGTCGTACGGAGGTGCCGCCTGCCACGTCCTCGATCGTGGACGCCTCGCACCACGAGTGGGGCGACACCGACTGGATGGCCCATCGGGGCGACACTCCCGTGCACGAGGCGCCGTTCTCGGTGTACGAGGTGCATCTGGCGTCCTGGCGACCGGGGCTGACCTACCGGCAGCTGGCCGAGCAACTCCCCGCTTATGTCAGGGAGCTGGGCTTCACGCACGTGGAGCTGATGCCGGTGGCCGAGCACCCCTTCGGCGGCTCCTGGGGCTACCAGGTCACCGGCTTCTACGCCCCGACGGCCCGGCTCGGCACCCCGGACGACTTCAAGTACCTGGTGGACCGGCTGCACCAGGCGGGCATCGGCGTGCTGATGGACTGGGTGCCGGCGCACTTCCCGCGCGACGAGTGGGCGCTGGCCGAGTTCGACGGGCGCCCGCTGTACGAGCACCACGACCCGCTGCGGGCCGCCCATCCCGACTGGGGCACGCTGGAGTTCGACTTCGGCCGGCGCGAGGTGCGCAACTTCCTGGTGGCGAACGCCGTGTACTGGTGCGAGGAGTTCCACATCGACGGCCTGCGCGTGGACGCGGTCGCCTCGATGCTCTACCTCGACTACTCGCGCGAGGCGGGTCAGTGGTCGCCGAACCGGTTCGGTGGCCGGGAGAACCTGGACGCGGTGGCCTTCCTGCAGGAGATGAACGCGACCGTCTACCGGCGCTGTCCGGGCGTGGTGACCGTCGCCGAGGAGTCCACCGCCTGGGACGGCGTCACGCGGCCGACCCACCACAAGGGCCCGAGCGGCTTCGGCGGCCTCGGTTTCGGCCTGAAGTGGAACATGGGCTGGATGCACGACTCGCTGGAGTACATGAGCCACGAGCCGGTGCACCGCGCCTACCACCACCACGAGATGACCTTCTCGATGGTGTACGCCTACAGCGAGAACTACGTCCTGCCCATCTCCCACGACGAGGTCGTGCACGGCAAACGGTCACTGGTGTCGAAGATGCCGGGCGACTGGTGGCAGCAGCGCGCGAACCACCGCGCCTACCTGGGCTTCATGTGGGCCCACCCCGGCAAACAACTCCTCTTCATGGGGCAGGAGTTCGCCCAGGGCGCCGAGTGGTCCGAGGCGCACGGCCCGGACTGGTGGCTGCTGGACCCGGCCTACGGCGCCGCGGCCGACCACCGGGGCGTCCGCGACCTCGTGCGCGACCTGAACGGCCTGTACCGCACCACCCCGGCCCTGTGGCAACGCGACACCGACCCGGCGGGTTTCCAGTGGGTCACCGGTGACGAGGCCGACGACAACGTGCTCGCGTTCCTGCGCCTGGACGCCGAGGGCGACCCGCTCCTCGCGGTGTTCAACCTCTCCCCGGTGGTCCGCCACGACTACCGGCTCGGCGTCCCGGAGGACGTCCCCTCGTGGCGGGAGGTCCTCAACACCGACGCCGCCGGCTACGGCGGCGGCGACGTCACCAACCCGGACGGCGCCAAGTCGGAACCCCAGCCGTGGCACGGCCGCGCGGCGAGCGTCCGGCTGACCCTGCCGCCGCTGGCGGCGGTGTGGCTGCGGCCCGCCTGA